A region of Primulina huaijiensis isolate GDHJ02 unplaced genomic scaffold, ASM1229523v2 scaffold11261, whole genome shotgun sequence DNA encodes the following proteins:
- the LOC140965571 gene encoding phosphoinositide phospholipase C 2-like isoform X1: protein MSKQSYRICFCFRRRFRLAAAEAPADIKDIFYDYSENGVMSADHLRRFLVEVQREENATVEDAKDIMNETRHFNVFHRRGMNLEAFFKYLFGNANPPINFKLGVHHDMNAPISHYFIYTGHNSYLTGNQLSSDCSDVPIINALHRGVRVIELDIWPSSAGDDVDVLHGRTLTTPVQLLKCLRSIKEHAFTASEYPVIITLEDHLTPELQAKVAEMITQTFGEMLFSPGPESLRQFPSPDSLKKRVIISTKPPKEYLKAKVLESKKSGSKNERNSATEAWGKEDKSFKANDDKDYDLDEDVDEEEEDDNEYHKSQQKVAPEYRRLVAIHAGKGKGGMQEWLKVDPDKVRRLSLSEQELEKAIITYGKDIVRFTRRNLLRIYPKGIRFDSSNYNPFIGWAHGAQLVAFNMQGYGKSLWLMHGMFRANGGCGYVKKPDFLLKDGSRGEVFDPDARLPIKTTLKVTLYMGEGWYYDFRHTHFDAYSPPDFYARVGIAGVPADSTMKKTKILEDNWIPNWDEVFEFPLTVPELAVLRIEVHEHDTSEKDDFGGQTSLPISELRKGIRAVPLHSRKGDEYNSVKLLMRFEFV, encoded by the exons ATGTCGAAGCAGTCGTACAGAATCTGCTTCTGCTTTCGGAGAAGGTTCCGTCTGGCAGCTGCAGAAGCACCGGCGGACATTAAGGATATTTTCTACGACTATTCCGAGAATGGGGTGATGAGCGCGGATCATCTGCGGCGGTTTCTCGTTGAGGTTCAGAGAGAGGAGAACGCGACGGTGGAGGACGCGAAGGATATAATGAACGAGACGAGACATTTCAACGTGTTTCATCGCCGGGGGATGAATCTCGAGGCCTTCTTCAAGTACCTGTTCGGGAACGCTAATCCGCCTATCAATTTCAAATTGGGG GTTCATCATGACATGAATGCTCCGATCTCTCATTACTTCATATACACTGGCCACAATTCTTATCTGACAGGGAATCAATTAAGTAGTGACTGCAGCGACGTTCCGATCATAAATGCATTGCATAGAGGCGTGAGAGTTATTGAATTGGATATATGGCCTAGTTCCGCTGGAGACGATGTGGATGTTCTACATGGGAG GACATTGACCACCCCCGTTCAACTCCTAAAATGTTTGAGATCAATCAAGGAACATGCTTTTACTGCCTCTGAATATCCTGTCATAATAACACTGGAGGACCATCTCACCCCGGAACTTCAGGCAAAAGTGGCTGAG ATGATCACCCAAACATTTGGAGAGATGCTGTTTTCCCCTGGTCCAGAAAGCTTAAGACAATTTCCCTCACCAGATTCTCTAAAGAAAAGGGTTATTATATCAACCAAACCACCCAAAGAGTACTTAAAAGCCAAGGTTCTTGAATCAAAAAAGAGTGGctcaaagaatgaaagaaattCAGCTACCGAAGCTTGGGGAAAAGAAGATAAAAGCTTTAAAGCCAATGACGATAAG GATTATGATTTAGATGAAGAtgttgatgaagaagaagaagatgataaCGAGTATCATAAGTCTCAGCAAAAGGTAGCACCAGAATATAGGCGGTTGGTTGCTATTCATGCTGGGAAGGGGAAGGGTGGAATGCAGGAGTGGCTGAAGGTGGATCCTGATAAAGTGAGACGTCTTAGCTTGAGCGAACAAGAGCTTGAAAAGGCCATTATAACTTATGGAAAAGATATAGTGAG GTTTACACGTAGGAATTTACTGAGAATATACCCAAAAGGTATACGTTTTGACTCATCCAATTACAATCCATTTATCGGATGGGCGCATGGGGCTCAATTGGTTGCATTTAACATGCAG GGGTATGGAAAATCACTTTGGTTGATGCATGGCATGTTCAGAGCCAACGGCGGCTGTGGATACGTTAAAAAACCAGATTTTTTATTGAAGGATGGCTCACGTGGCGAGGTCTTTGATCCAGATGCTAGATTGCCAATTAAAACAACTTTGAAG GTGACTCTGTATATGGGTGAAGGATGGTATTATGACTTCCGTCATACACATTTTGATGCTTATTCTCCCCCAGATTTCTATGCAAGG GTAGGAATTGCTGGAGTTCCCGCAGATTCCACCATGAAGAAAACAAAGATTCTTGAAGACAACTGGATACCAAATTGGGATGAGGTGTTTGAGTTCCCATTAACAGTTCCTGAACTAGCAGTCCTTCGTATTGAAGTTCACGAACATGATACGTCGGAGAAGGATGACTTTGGAGGCCAAACATCCCTTCCCATATCGGAGTTGAGAAAAGGCATTCGGGCAGTTCCACTTCATTCTCGGAAGGGGGACGAGTACAATTCTGTGAAGCTTCTTATGCGATTTGAATTTGTTTGA
- the LOC140965578 gene encoding uncharacterized protein codes for MGFSKEEKALKKLAFLLVPRWMKTLFFLITMLVSLLLFSAPILLIITDVLLPTALFSASLPLPHPSFTDLETLLGNLNSYDFRLSLIDIPLVSIARSAIILCVYSLCDGPRLSRWPYLGVSTVCSAASLVFVSLKGSYVLMNGGYSSGGTYAKAAELGLYISSLGLAIGHVAVAYRTSCRERRKLLVYKIDIEAVSACKNGFPKNQYFNKPRDTHMKS; via the exons ATGGGTTTCTCGAAAGAAGAAAAAGCATTAAAGAAATTAGCATTTCTGTTAGTTCCAAGATGGATGAAGACTTTGTTCTTCTTGATCACTATGTTGGTTTCTTTACTCTTATTTTCAGCCCCAATTCTTCTGATAATCACCGACGTACTCCTTCCCACCGCTCTGTTTTCCGCTTCTCTTCCGCTGCCGCATCCTTCTTTCACTGATCTGGAAACCCTTTTGGGCAATCTGAATAGCTACGACTTTCGCCTCTCCCTCATCGATATTCCTCTCGTCTCCATTGCTCGATCAGCTATCATTCTAT GTGTTTATAGTCTCTGCGACGGTCCGAGGTTGTCGAGGTGGCCGTACCTGGGAGTCTCCACCGTCTGCTCGGCGGCGTCGTTGGTGTTTGTGTCATTGAAAGGTTCCTACGTATTGATGAATGGTGGGTATTCAAGCGGCGGCACATATGCTAAAGCGGCGGAGTTGGGTTTATACATTTCGTCTTTAGGATTGGCCATTGGGCACGTCGCAGTGGCATATaggaccagttgcagggagagAAGAAAACTTCTTGTTTACAAAATCGATATTGAAGCT GTATCTGCTTGCAAGAATGGGTTTCCTAAAAATCAATACTTCAACAAGCCAAGAGATACACATATGAAGAGCTGA
- the LOC140965571 gene encoding phosphoinositide phospholipase C 2-like isoform X2 codes for MNAPISHYFIYTGHNSYLTGNQLSSDCSDVPIINALHRGVRVIELDIWPSSAGDDVDVLHGRTLTTPVQLLKCLRSIKEHAFTASEYPVIITLEDHLTPELQAKVAEMITQTFGEMLFSPGPESLRQFPSPDSLKKRVIISTKPPKEYLKAKVLESKKSGSKNERNSATEAWGKEDKSFKANDDKDYDLDEDVDEEEEDDNEYHKSQQKVAPEYRRLVAIHAGKGKGGMQEWLKVDPDKVRRLSLSEQELEKAIITYGKDIVRFTRRNLLRIYPKGIRFDSSNYNPFIGWAHGAQLVAFNMQGYGKSLWLMHGMFRANGGCGYVKKPDFLLKDGSRGEVFDPDARLPIKTTLKVTLYMGEGWYYDFRHTHFDAYSPPDFYARVGIAGVPADSTMKKTKILEDNWIPNWDEVFEFPLTVPELAVLRIEVHEHDTSEKDDFGGQTSLPISELRKGIRAVPLHSRKGDEYNSVKLLMRFEFV; via the exons ATGAATGCTCCGATCTCTCATTACTTCATATACACTGGCCACAATTCTTATCTGACAGGGAATCAATTAAGTAGTGACTGCAGCGACGTTCCGATCATAAATGCATTGCATAGAGGCGTGAGAGTTATTGAATTGGATATATGGCCTAGTTCCGCTGGAGACGATGTGGATGTTCTACATGGGAG GACATTGACCACCCCCGTTCAACTCCTAAAATGTTTGAGATCAATCAAGGAACATGCTTTTACTGCCTCTGAATATCCTGTCATAATAACACTGGAGGACCATCTCACCCCGGAACTTCAGGCAAAAGTGGCTGAG ATGATCACCCAAACATTTGGAGAGATGCTGTTTTCCCCTGGTCCAGAAAGCTTAAGACAATTTCCCTCACCAGATTCTCTAAAGAAAAGGGTTATTATATCAACCAAACCACCCAAAGAGTACTTAAAAGCCAAGGTTCTTGAATCAAAAAAGAGTGGctcaaagaatgaaagaaattCAGCTACCGAAGCTTGGGGAAAAGAAGATAAAAGCTTTAAAGCCAATGACGATAAG GATTATGATTTAGATGAAGAtgttgatgaagaagaagaagatgataaCGAGTATCATAAGTCTCAGCAAAAGGTAGCACCAGAATATAGGCGGTTGGTTGCTATTCATGCTGGGAAGGGGAAGGGTGGAATGCAGGAGTGGCTGAAGGTGGATCCTGATAAAGTGAGACGTCTTAGCTTGAGCGAACAAGAGCTTGAAAAGGCCATTATAACTTATGGAAAAGATATAGTGAG GTTTACACGTAGGAATTTACTGAGAATATACCCAAAAGGTATACGTTTTGACTCATCCAATTACAATCCATTTATCGGATGGGCGCATGGGGCTCAATTGGTTGCATTTAACATGCAG GGGTATGGAAAATCACTTTGGTTGATGCATGGCATGTTCAGAGCCAACGGCGGCTGTGGATACGTTAAAAAACCAGATTTTTTATTGAAGGATGGCTCACGTGGCGAGGTCTTTGATCCAGATGCTAGATTGCCAATTAAAACAACTTTGAAG GTGACTCTGTATATGGGTGAAGGATGGTATTATGACTTCCGTCATACACATTTTGATGCTTATTCTCCCCCAGATTTCTATGCAAGG GTAGGAATTGCTGGAGTTCCCGCAGATTCCACCATGAAGAAAACAAAGATTCTTGAAGACAACTGGATACCAAATTGGGATGAGGTGTTTGAGTTCCCATTAACAGTTCCTGAACTAGCAGTCCTTCGTATTGAAGTTCACGAACATGATACGTCGGAGAAGGATGACTTTGGAGGCCAAACATCCCTTCCCATATCGGAGTTGAGAAAAGGCATTCGGGCAGTTCCACTTCATTCTCGGAAGGGGGACGAGTACAATTCTGTGAAGCTTCTTATGCGATTTGAATTTGTTTGA